The region ACACAACTTAATGAAACGCCAAAATAGAAAGGATATTCAGATTCGTCAACAACAGTTCTTTGACTATTATTTAAAAGATGGTAAAGCACCTGTATGGATGGTAAAAGGAGTTCCTGCTACTATGAAAGGTAAAGATTGGGGATTTGACTTAACAGATGAGAAAGTAAAATAATCTCTTTTGAATAAATTATAAACTAAAGGCTATTCTGTAATGGAATAGCCTTTGGTGTTTAACCCAGAATCAGCATTAGCCAAATACTACAAAGTAATTCTACTTTATAGTTCTTTTATTAGCTCTATAACCATACTATAGTATGCTGAAATCACTAATTCAGACCTATCTTGTATAATTGCTTTTCGTTTATCTGTCTATCGCTGATTCTGGGTTTAATGTAATTTTCTTTAATATTTAGGTAATTTATAGAAACGAAAAAAGACAGCGAAGTGCATGCTGTCTTTTTTACTCAATCAAATATATAAATCTACTTTACTTTTTATTTTTCAATAGGTAGGGTACGTGTTAGCCAACCTCTTTTATTTGCTGTAATGATTGCATAAGGAGTAATCCAGAATAGCGTGAATGTATAAAAGATACTATAAGGATATGCCCAGAATGATTCTAATAAATTATATCTTTTAGAATAGAAGAATACTTGAATACTTGAGAAAATAAAGATACTCACTAAAGCAGAACTTATAAACATAAGCGGCTGAGTAATTACGAAATAAAGCATTAGTATTGTTATAGGATAAGCCATTAATACATTTAACCATTGGTTAAGTAATAATATTCTTGGTCCTATTTTCGAACCTTCTCTAAAGTTAGTAAAAGCAAATCTACTCATCGCAATATTCTCTCTTACATTACTTCTCTCCCAACGGATGTACATTTTGTACAGTGTTTTATAAGTCTCAGGTGTATTAGTTAAGACATAAGCATTTCGCTGGAACAATACATCATACCCTTGCTTTAAGATCATATTGGTCATTGCTCTATCTTCACCGATGTCAGAAGGTTGCCCCATAAATGTTTGGTTAATCCATTCTTCTAAACAGTTCATTACAGCCTCTCTTCTATATCCAGCTAAAGCACCTGGCGTACATAATACAGAACCTAAAGCACTCTGTGCAGAACGAATAAATTCAAAACTGAAGACAAAACTTACATTAAGCATCTTAGGTATAATACCATCTGCAGTGTTTAATACTCTAACATTTCCTCCTACAGCACCACATTTCTCATTGTTTACGAAAGGGCTTACTAAGTTTCTAAGTGTGTCTTTCTTAACGATAGAGTCACTATCTACAGTAACGAATACTTCTCCTTTACCGATATTAAACCCTCTGTATAATGCATGTCTTTTTCCTTGATTTCGTTCTTGTTGTAAGATAGTTACTCGATTTCCTAGTTCAGCTTTAGCCTTAATCATCCAGTTCCATGTATCATCTTTACTACCGTCATCTAGAGAGATAATCTCGATTTTTTCAGCTGGGTAATCACTGTTCACTAAACTTACTAAAGTATCATATACTAACCTTCCTTCGTTATAAGCAGGTACAATCACTGTACAGGTAGGCAATTCTTCATCACTAACAGAAGCTACTGGTTTATATCTAAAATATAAATACACGATATATAATAAGAAACTTATCTGCAGTACAAATAGAATTAGCCCAAAGTTTATAATACTAGCTCCCCAGAAAGTTTTAAGTCTTTCGAAGTGTATTTTTTCAAAGTATGGTTGTAACCTATAGATAAAATATAAACCTATCCCCATCAGTAGAAATGTACTTCCTAAGACAATATAATCTGTGATAGAAAGTGATTTGCCATTTAGGAGATTAAGTCTTTTTTTACTATCGTTTATGGCGTCTTGTGAATTGGCTGTTTTGTTCGTTTGCATAACCTTATCTTTTAATAATTGTTATACTATTTGTGGTTTTGTTTCTTTAATCTGCTTTCGTTTATCTTGCGTAGAATTCATTTAGGTTGTTCGTAAATAAATTCTAATAGCAGGCTAAATCATCAAATAGTCTATAAATATTGTTTCAATAGTTGTGCCATCCCCTTTATACGGCTTATATAGGCTTTTTTAACATTGTATGTGACCCATTGTGTAGATAGTTGGGGAATTAAGTGAGGACGGAATACTCTGTTTTGTCTTTTATCGTTACTTTTTGTCTTGTATTCTACAGTGATGTATGATGTAATGAGAATATTAATAGAGATAAAGTGATACTATAATTCTTTATGAGATACAGTAAAAAGGCTATTTTTGTATACAAATAAGTGAACAGGCATAACTTTAACAATGAAGTATGAAAGAATTAATAGGAGATTATAAAGCAACACTTGATTTAGGAGCAATGACACTAGATCTAGTATTACATATTAACGAACATAAAGAAGTAACAATAGATTTGCCTAGTCAAGGGGCAATGGCACTTGAAGCAAGTAGTGTTGTAATCAATGATGCAGCTGTTACATTCTCTATAACAGCTATGGCTATGAACTTTTCAGGAGTTCTCGTAAAAGATAAAATAGAGGGAGTGATTAAGCAGATGGAACAGGAAATACCAGTTGTTTTTGAAAAAACGATTATTCCCCTTCCAGGTAACCCTTCTCTTGTCTCTACAGAAGAAGAACTAATAGCTTTGGCTAATAAAGAACAGGGAACCTATTAGTACAGTGTAGAAGACTATTTTCAGCGTCCTACATCATCTAGTTTTCAGTTATCACCGAATGGGAAGTATCTATCTTACCGTGAGAAAGACAAGAAGAATAAACGACACGTTTATGTAAAAGAAATTGCTTCAGGTAGTGTTATTCGCGTTATAGAAGAGGGAGAAGAATTAGTACGCGGATATGGGTGGATAAATGATGATCGATTAGCCTATATGATGGATAATGGAGGAGACGAGAACTATCATATTTATGCTGTTAATGTAGACGGAACGAATAATATAGATTTAACTCCATTTGATAAGGTTCAGGCAGGTATATTGAATATGCTAAAAGAGCAGAAAGACTATATTATTATCTCGATGAACTTAGAGAATACCCAAATCTTCGAGCCGTATAAAATAAATATCCATACAGGTGAATACACCAAGTTATTCACTAATGATGATCCATCTAACCCTGTATCTGATTATGACTTTGATAAAGATGGTAATCTTAGAGGATATTCTAAAATGTATAATGGCGTACAGACACAGTATTTCTATAAAGTAGAAGGAGGAAGTGAGTATGAATTATTCCACACGATTAACTGGTCGGATACTTTTTCATTAATGGCATTTAACTATGCTTCTAAGAATAAA is a window of Myroides oncorhynchi DNA encoding:
- a CDS encoding glycosyltransferase, whose amino-acid sequence is MQTNKTANSQDAINDSKKRLNLLNGKSLSITDYIVLGSTFLLMGIGLYFIYRLQPYFEKIHFERLKTFWGASIINFGLILFVLQISFLLYIVYLYFRYKPVASVSDEELPTCTVIVPAYNEGRLVYDTLVSLVNSDYPAEKIEIISLDDGSKDDTWNWMIKAKAELGNRVTILQQERNQGKRHALYRGFNIGKGEVFVTVDSDSIVKKDTLRNLVSPFVNNEKCGAVGGNVRVLNTADGIIPKMLNVSFVFSFEFIRSAQSALGSVLCTPGALAGYRREAVMNCLEEWINQTFMGQPSDIGEDRAMTNMILKQGYDVLFQRNAYVLTNTPETYKTLYKMYIRWERSNVRENIAMSRFAFTNFREGSKIGPRILLLNQWLNVLMAYPITILMLYFVITQPLMFISSALVSIFIFSSIQVFFYSKRYNLLESFWAYPYSIFYTFTLFWITPYAIITANKRGWLTRTLPIEK